A single genomic interval of Hydractinia symbiolongicarpus strain clone_291-10 chromosome 8, HSymV2.1, whole genome shotgun sequence harbors:
- the LOC130655447 gene encoding DNA-directed RNA polymerase III subunit RPC1-like, with the protein MVKEQFREAAVGKKISSINFGVFSADQIQQLATVQCVAKSLYTPDATRTPVPYGVLDKKLGTSGKDKVCDTCGKNLVECVGHFGFIDLELPVFHIGYFRSTISILQQICKTCSRVIIPDAVKETFIISLRRVGITTLQRKNIHKKILEKCKKTSTCPYCLDKNGTVKKLSMMKIVHEKYKNTKKQEDPLITDFKNSFQAATESNKELGSLVNKAQELLNPLKVLQLFENVPNEDCPLLGMLPQTGRPEDLIMTRIAVPPACIRPSVLSELQSGSNEDDVTMKLTEIIFLNDVIRKHQSTGAKVQIIMEDWDFLQLQCALYINSEMSGIPMNMQPKKATRGFVQRLKGKQGRFRGNLSGKRVDFSGRTVISPDPNLRIDQVAVPIHVAKILTYPERVTKENIKFMRQLVVNGPDTHPGANFVENKSTGMKRFLRYGNRSNVANQLKHGDVVERHLLDNDIVLFNRQPSLHKLSIMAHYATVRPHRTFRFNECVCTPYNADFDGDEMNLHLPQTEEAKAEALTLMGVKSNLITPKNGEPIIAATQDFITGGYLVTQKDLFFTRPQFCQITSMILAGKDVTMKIDLPPPAIVKPIALWTGKQVVSVMLRPNKSSPVKINLRTKGKSYTSNEELCINDSYIVVQNSELLAGALDKSVIGSGSKSSIFYILLRDYGEQAAADGMWRLARVAPWFLSNRGFSIGIGDVTPGPGLIKAKEKLLAEGYAKCDKFIEDYSNGMLQTQPGCSAEETLEAIILRELSVIREHCGKACWQELHRSNSPLTMAVCGSKGSFINISQMIACVGQQAISGHRTPDGFEGRSLPHFRKHSKIPAAKGFVANSFFSGITPTEFFFHTMAGREGLVDTAVKTAETGYMQRRLVKSLEDLSLQYDYTVRSSMGDIVQFIYGEDGLDPACMEGKDKPIDVERIFQHCKNLDPGLTESSLNGNQIGEVVEHIIKVSADISRCGDLLSDELKDFFNKLSQKVSSYIKKLNKEQLSRVRVINPSLHVTKSLLEHTISICVQKYLRAKCEPGTAVGALCAQSIGEPGTQMTLKTFHFAGVATMNITLGVPRIKEIINASKAISTPIVSAPLQNDTDIEYARRVKGRVEKTTLGEVCEYIEEVFTPDDCYLLIKIDINRIRLLKLEVDASSIKYALCIAPKLKIKPQRVSIHGKSLLTVHPQETTKSSMYYVMQMLKGALPAVLIKGFPTVSRAIIHVDEENKKNGGKERFKLLVEGDDLRAVMATRGVRGTGCTSNNTIEVEKTLGIEAARVTIMHEITYTMKSHGMSIDSRHVMLLADLMTFRGEVLGITRHGLAKMKESVLMLASFERTADHLFDASFFGKRDAINGVSECIIMGIPMNLGTGMFKLLQRHAEEVEVRTRPLVFDTPEFHLAEMT; encoded by the exons atcTAGCATCAATTTTGGGGTATTTTCTGCAGATCAGATACAGCAATTAGCAACTGTACAATGTGTGGCAAAATCTTTATATACACCTGATGCTACTCGAACACCTGTACCCTACGGTGTTCTCGATAAAAAACTG GGTACAAGTGGAAAGGATAAAGTATGTGATACTTGCGGGAAAAATCTCGTGGAGTGTGTTGGCCATTTTGGTTTCATTGATCTTGAATTGCCAGTATTTCATATTGGGTACTTTCGTTCAACAATTTCAATTCTCCAGCAAATATGCAAA acTTGCAGTAGAGTTATAATTCCAGACGCAGTCAAGGAAACATTCATAATTTCTTTACGAAGAGTTGGAATTACAACATTACAACGTAAAAATATCCACAAAAAGATTTTGGAGAAATGTAAAAAGACTTCCACATGTCCATACTGCCTTGATAAAAATG gaaCTGTAAAGAAGTTAAGTATGATGAAGATTGttcatgaaaaatataaaaatacaaaaaaacaggaAGATCCATTAATAACAGATTTCAAGAACTCATTTCAGGCAGCCACAGAAAGTAATAAAGAGCTTGGTAGTCTTGTTAATAAAGCGCAGGAGTTACTAAACCCTCTTAAAGTACTTCAGTTATTTGAAAATGTTCCCAATGAG GACTGCCCTTTACTGGGTATGCTCCCACAAACTGGTCGACCAGAAGATTTAATTATGACACGTATCGCTGTGCCGCCAGCATGCATCAGACCTTCAGTTTTATCGGAATTACAATCTGGAAGTAATGAAGATGATGTCACAATGAAATTAACAGAAATAATATTTCTAAATGATGTTATTCGCAAACATCAGTCCACTGGCGCCAAAGTGCAAATCATCATGGAAGATTGGGATTTTTTGCAACTACAATGTGCATTGTATATCAATAGCGAAATGTCTGGTATTCCAATGAACATGCAACCTAAAAAAGCTACTAGAGGATTTGTTCAGAGATTGAAGGGAAAACAGGGTCGATTTCGTGGAAATTTATCAGGAAAACGTGTAGATTTTTCTGGAAGAACAGTCATATCACCTGACCCAAATTTAAGAATTGATCAGGTTGCTGTCCCTATACACGTAGCAAAGATTTTAACATATCCTGAAAGAGTTACGaaagaaaacataaaatttatgcGACAGCTTGTAGTTAATGGACCTGACACACATCCTGGTGCAAATTTTGTTGAGAATAAATCTACAG ggatgaaaagatttttgagatATGGTAATCGTTCGAATGTTGCAAACCAACTCAAACATGGAGATGTCGTTGAAAGGCACTTGCTTGATAATGACATTGTGCTGTTTAACCGTCAACCATCATTGCATAAATTAAGTATAATGGCGCATTAT gcaACAGTACGCCCACATCGTACTTTTCGATTCAATGAATGTGTCTGCACACCTTATAATGCAGATTTTGATGGAGATGAAATGAACTTGCATCTTCCACAAACAGAAGAAGCTAAAGCCGAAGCTCTTACCTTAATGGGTGTTAAATCAAATTTGATTACTCCTAAAAATG GCGAACCAATTATTGCTGCCACTCAAGATTTTATAACTGGTGGATATTTGGTGACGCAAAAAGATCTATTCTTCACCCGACCACAGTTTTGTCAAATTACATCGATGATATTAGCAGGGAAAGATGTTACAATGAAAATTGATCTTCCTCCACCTGCTATTGTGAAG CCAATTGCTTTGTGGACTGGAAAACAAGTTGTCAGTGTCATGCTTCGTCCCAATAAATCCTCCCCCGTAAAGATCAATTTGAGAACAAAAGGGAAGTCTTACACTAGCAACGAAGAATTGTGCATAAACGATTCCT ACATTGTGGTCCAAAATAGTGAATTGTTGGCTGGAGCTTTGGATAAAAGTGTAATTGGTTCGGGATCGAAGAGTAgcatattttacattttgttgcGAGATTACGGGGAACAG GCTGCTGCTGATGGGATGTGGAGGCTAGCAAGAGTGGCACCATGGTTTTTGA GTAATCGTGGTTTTTCCATTGGTATCGGTGATGTCACACCTGGCCCTGGGTTGataaaagcaaaagaaaaattgttagCAGAAGG CTACGCGAAGTGTGATAAATTCATTGAGGATTATTCAAACGGAATGTTGCAAACACAGCCAGGCTGTTCAGCGGAAGAAACATTAGAG GCTATTATCCTGAGAGAGCTTTCCGTTATTCGTGAACATTGTGGTAAAGCCTGCTGGCAAGAATTACATCGTAGTAACAGTCCATTAACTATGGCGGTTTGTGGTTCTAAAg gtTCTTTCATCAACATATCACAAATGATAGCGTGCGTGGGTCAACAAGCTATATCTGGTCATCGTACCCCTGATGGATTTGAAGGAAGGTCATTACCTCACTTCAGAAAACATT ctaAAATCCCAGCTGCTAAAGGTTTTGTTGCAAACAGTTTTTTCTCTGGTATAACTCCAACGGAGTTTTTCTTTCACACGATGGCTGGTAGAGAAGGTTTAGTTGATACTGCTGTCAAAACTGCAGAAACTGGTTACATGCAGAGAAGATTAGTAAAG TCTCTCGAAGATCTTTCGTTGCAATACGATTACACAGTGCGCTCCTCCATGGGTGATATTGTGCAGTTTATATATGGCGAAGATGGACTTGATCCAGCTTGCATGGAAGGCAAAGATAAACCAATTGATGTTGAGAGAATATTTCAACATTGCAAG AATTTAGACCCCGGTCTCACTGAATCATCTCTAAATGGCAATCAGATTGGAGAAGTTGTAGAACATATTATAAAAGTATCTGCTGATATTTCCCGTTGTGGAGATTTATTGTCGGATGAACTCAA aGATTTCTTTAACAAGCTCTCGCAGAAAGTATCATCCTACATAAAAAAGCTGAATAA AGAGCAACTTTCTCGAGTTAGAG TCATAAATCCTTCTCTGCACGTGACGAAGTCTCTTTTGGAACATACCATATCTATTTGTGTGCAGAAATATTTAAGAGCGAAATGTGAGCCAGGGACTGCTGTTGGAGCACTGTGCGCGCAAAGTATTGGTGAACCTGGTACACAGATGACGCTGAAAACGTTTCATTTTGCTGGTGTTGCAACAATGA ATATTACGCTTGGTGTTCCTCGCATTAAGGAAATTATCAATGCATCTAAAGCTATCAGTACACCAATTGTATCTGCGCCTTTACAAAACGATACAGATATCGAGTATGCGAGACGAGTTAAAGGTCGTGTCGAAAAAACAACACTGGGAGAA GTGTGTGAGTACATAGAAGAAGTATTTACTCCGGATGATTGCTACCTCTTGATAAAGATTGATATCAACAGAATTCGTTTGTTGAAG ttAGAAGTTGATGCATCCTCTATTAAATATGCGTTATGTATTGCACCAAAGCTGAAGATAAAACCACAG CGTGTCTCGATCCATGGCAAATCTTTGCTAACAGTGCACCCACAAGAAACAACTAAAAGCTCCATGTATTACGTCATGCAGATGTTGAAAGGTGCTTTACCTGCTGTTCTGATAAAG GGTTTTCCGACAGTCAGTCGAGCAATTATACATGTTGATgaggagaataaaaaaaatggtgGAAAAGAAAGGTTTAAGTTACTTGTGGAAGGAGACGATTTGAGAGCTGTCATGGCTACACGAG GTGTACGAGGGACTGGCTGCACGTCTAACAACACAATCGAAGTAGAAAAGACGCTTGGTATTGAAGCGGCAAG GGTGACGATTATGCACGAAATTACGTACACAATGAAAAGTCATGGTATGAGTATTGACAGCAGACATGTCATGTTACTTGCTGACTTGATGACATTCAGG gGTGAAGTGCTGGGAATAACTCGACATGGACTAGCTAAAATGAAAGAAAGTGTTCTGATGTTAGCTTCA tttgaacGAACAGCTGATCATTTATTCGATGCTTCGTTTTTTGGAAAACGAGACGCCATTAacg GTGTTAGTGAATGTATTATAATGGGGATTCCAATGAACCTTGGTACAGGAATGTTTAAGCTTTTACAAAG GcatgctgaagaagtagaagtCCGAACACGTCCTCTCGTTTTCGACACTCCGGAGTTTCACCTGGCAGAAATGACGTGA
- the LOC130655449 gene encoding trichohyalin-like isoform X1, with the protein MFKLNSVNGKFDIVFAGDLDTEDKAKIKCIRGTSAGRRKNAEWKSHLFDKKKRGQTDVSKIKSNKTSKLRLEKDRERKLAPNVTPRTDEELEEVLVSDISNDRKQSGTKKDAETENSSNVSIIRRDTYSKQCKNDDSSYISQEQLNTLFTELFNEAEPEKVEKPPSIQSPDNETKDIPIEESTLMNSSRQEEIRKKQATPDCEYYPWGRPGGGAPIKAEDPGNIRAELRRSIKLQDERQEAEKLNESLNSSSNAGNNLNKSMSKKNRSFARGQVKQQHELDDLEKRRLKHLEHEREIAKQVEEKRLAKKLAREAQLREEQESEARFQREREMLQKRMEEEKKKQKEKEEEKRKQQELIEASIKKAYDEAVQAKKQTRLARTMNAEKTDNETQSRQAKNESEATQINHQTYRKQYSNESKKITSQRLKEETSYLPVSGDENELTNNSIRSSHEYETEKKTITKASKIPKPKKTKNAENDQPQESRKVKKKIKKRSSELTENNYVEHSQAETKDKTRKLSRKKEEKNAEETLNNLVDDYLVPFHRTKTEVLQHDGIEDWSKESVRRNDDPFDIERFSSPETPSRRQQQIIKQLHALRQGLMEKQREHILPEHHYAY; encoded by the exons AT GTTTAAACTTAACTCTGTTAATGGAAAATTTGACATTGTTTTTGCTGGAG ATTTGGATACTGAAGATAAAGCAAAAATT AAATGCATCCGTGGCACCAGTGCAGGTCGACGGAAAAATGCAGAATGGAAGTCACATTTATTTGATAAAAAGAAGCGGGGACAAACAGAtgtatcaaaaattaaatcaaataaaacttcaaaactaAGACTAGAAAAAGATAGAGAAAGAAAACTTGCACCAAATGTAACTCCAAGAACTGACGAAGAACTTGAAGAAGTACTTGTGTCAGATATTTCAAATGACAGAAAACAATCTGGAACTAAAAAAGATGCAGAAACTGAAAACAGTAGTAATGTTTCTATAATTAGAAGAGATACTTATTCAAAACAGTGTAAAAATGACGATTCATCTTACATTTCACAAGAACAATTAAATACATTATTCACTgaactttttaatgaagcagAACCTGAAAAAGTCGAGAAACCACCTTCCATACAAA GTCCAGACAATGAAACAAAAGATATTCCCATTGAAG aatcgACTTTAATGAACAGTTCAAGACAGGAGGAGATCAGAAAAAAACAAGCCACACCTGATTGTGAATATTACCCATGGGGGAGACCAGGTGGTGGTGCACCAATCAAAGCCGAGGACCCAGGAAATATAAGAGCAGAGCTACGGAGAAGT ataaaacttCAAGATGAAAGACAGGAGGCAGAAAAACTAAACGAATCTTTGAACTCTTCTAGTAACGCTGGAAATAATCTCAATAAATCTATGTCAAAGAAAAA TCGATCATTTGCCAGAGGTCAAGTTAAACAGCAGCACGAACTCGATGACTTAGAAAAACGGAGATTAAAGCATCTTGAACACGAG AGAGAAATTGCAAAACAAGTTGAGGAGAAAAGACTTGCAAAGAAATTGGCTAGAGAAGCACAACTAAGAGAAGAACAAGAATCAGAAGCAAGGTTTCAAAGAGAACGTGAAATGCTGCAAAAAAGAAtggaagaagaaaagaagaagcaaaaagaaaaagag gAGGAGAAGAGGAAACAGCAGGAACTAATCGAAGCAAGTATAAAGAAGGCGTATGATGAGGCTGTTCAA GCGAAAAAGCAGACTCGTTTAGCTCGTACAATGAATGCAG AAAAAACAGATAATGAAACACAATCGAGACAAGCTAAAAATGAGAGCGAGGCTACCCAAATAAACCATCAAACTTATCGAAAGCAGTACTCTAATGAAAGTAAAAAGATTACCTCTCAACGGTTGAAAGAAGAGACTTCATATCTGCCAGTGTCTGGAGATGAAAACGAATTGACGAATAATTCTATACGAAGTAGCCACGAATACGAAACTGAAAAAAAGACAATAACGAAAGCATCGAAAATTCCAAAacccaaaaaaacaaaaaatgctgaaaatgatCAGCCGCAAGAATCTCgaaaagttaaaaagaaaattaagaaacGGTCATCCGAGTTAACAGAAAATAACTACGTGGAACACTCTCAAGCTGAAACAAAAGATAAAACAAGAAAGTTAAGCAGGAAAAAAGAGGAGAAGAATGCAGAGGAAACTTTGAACAATCTGGTCGATGATTACCTTGTCCCGTTTCATCGGACTAAAACGGAAGTGCTACAACACGACGGCATTGAAGACTGGTCAAAAGAATCTGTCAGAAGAAACGATGATCCCTTTGATATAGAG CGTTTTTCTTCACCCGAAACACCGTCACGACGTCAACAACAAATCATCAAGCAGTTGCATGCTTTAAGACAA GGATTGATGGAAAAACAAAGAGAACATATTTTACCGGAACACCACTACGCCTATTGA
- the LOC130655449 gene encoding trichohyalin-like isoform X2, with amino-acid sequence MENLTLFLLEKCIRGTSAGRRKNAEWKSHLFDKKKRGQTDVSKIKSNKTSKLRLEKDRERKLAPNVTPRTDEELEEVLVSDISNDRKQSGTKKDAETENSSNVSIIRRDTYSKQCKNDDSSYISQEQLNTLFTELFNEAEPEKVEKPPSIQSPDNETKDIPIEESTLMNSSRQEEIRKKQATPDCEYYPWGRPGGGAPIKAEDPGNIRAELRRSIKLQDERQEAEKLNESLNSSSNAGNNLNKSMSKKNRSFARGQVKQQHELDDLEKRRLKHLEHEREIAKQVEEKRLAKKLAREAQLREEQESEARFQREREMLQKRMEEEKKKQKEKEEEKRKQQELIEASIKKAYDEAVQAKKQTRLARTMNAEKTDNETQSRQAKNESEATQINHQTYRKQYSNESKKITSQRLKEETSYLPVSGDENELTNNSIRSSHEYETEKKTITKASKIPKPKKTKNAENDQPQESRKVKKKIKKRSSELTENNYVEHSQAETKDKTRKLSRKKEEKNAEETLNNLVDDYLVPFHRTKTEVLQHDGIEDWSKESVRRNDDPFDIERFSSPETPSRRQQQIIKQLHALRQGLMEKQREHILPEHHYAY; translated from the exons ATGGAAAATTTGACATTGTTTTTGCTGGAG AAATGCATCCGTGGCACCAGTGCAGGTCGACGGAAAAATGCAGAATGGAAGTCACATTTATTTGATAAAAAGAAGCGGGGACAAACAGAtgtatcaaaaattaaatcaaataaaacttcaaaactaAGACTAGAAAAAGATAGAGAAAGAAAACTTGCACCAAATGTAACTCCAAGAACTGACGAAGAACTTGAAGAAGTACTTGTGTCAGATATTTCAAATGACAGAAAACAATCTGGAACTAAAAAAGATGCAGAAACTGAAAACAGTAGTAATGTTTCTATAATTAGAAGAGATACTTATTCAAAACAGTGTAAAAATGACGATTCATCTTACATTTCACAAGAACAATTAAATACATTATTCACTgaactttttaatgaagcagAACCTGAAAAAGTCGAGAAACCACCTTCCATACAAA GTCCAGACAATGAAACAAAAGATATTCCCATTGAAG aatcgACTTTAATGAACAGTTCAAGACAGGAGGAGATCAGAAAAAAACAAGCCACACCTGATTGTGAATATTACCCATGGGGGAGACCAGGTGGTGGTGCACCAATCAAAGCCGAGGACCCAGGAAATATAAGAGCAGAGCTACGGAGAAGT ataaaacttCAAGATGAAAGACAGGAGGCAGAAAAACTAAACGAATCTTTGAACTCTTCTAGTAACGCTGGAAATAATCTCAATAAATCTATGTCAAAGAAAAA TCGATCATTTGCCAGAGGTCAAGTTAAACAGCAGCACGAACTCGATGACTTAGAAAAACGGAGATTAAAGCATCTTGAACACGAG AGAGAAATTGCAAAACAAGTTGAGGAGAAAAGACTTGCAAAGAAATTGGCTAGAGAAGCACAACTAAGAGAAGAACAAGAATCAGAAGCAAGGTTTCAAAGAGAACGTGAAATGCTGCAAAAAAGAAtggaagaagaaaagaagaagcaaaaagaaaaagag gAGGAGAAGAGGAAACAGCAGGAACTAATCGAAGCAAGTATAAAGAAGGCGTATGATGAGGCTGTTCAA GCGAAAAAGCAGACTCGTTTAGCTCGTACAATGAATGCAG AAAAAACAGATAATGAAACACAATCGAGACAAGCTAAAAATGAGAGCGAGGCTACCCAAATAAACCATCAAACTTATCGAAAGCAGTACTCTAATGAAAGTAAAAAGATTACCTCTCAACGGTTGAAAGAAGAGACTTCATATCTGCCAGTGTCTGGAGATGAAAACGAATTGACGAATAATTCTATACGAAGTAGCCACGAATACGAAACTGAAAAAAAGACAATAACGAAAGCATCGAAAATTCCAAAacccaaaaaaacaaaaaatgctgaaaatgatCAGCCGCAAGAATCTCgaaaagttaaaaagaaaattaagaaacGGTCATCCGAGTTAACAGAAAATAACTACGTGGAACACTCTCAAGCTGAAACAAAAGATAAAACAAGAAAGTTAAGCAGGAAAAAAGAGGAGAAGAATGCAGAGGAAACTTTGAACAATCTGGTCGATGATTACCTTGTCCCGTTTCATCGGACTAAAACGGAAGTGCTACAACACGACGGCATTGAAGACTGGTCAAAAGAATCTGTCAGAAGAAACGATGATCCCTTTGATATAGAG CGTTTTTCTTCACCCGAAACACCGTCACGACGTCAACAACAAATCATCAAGCAGTTGCATGCTTTAAGACAA GGATTGATGGAAAAACAAAGAGAACATATTTTACCGGAACACCACTACGCCTATTGA
- the LOC130655452 gene encoding mitochondrial inner membrane protease ATP23 homolog produces the protein MAESTCAPENPTVTHFDENGLLHRSTQNTQTLRSHAKCEKMLERSCCKGKYVKVLLDGLKKLGCDMGFEEKNIVCEPCNPKLYAAFDIDKKVVVVCENNLLNQKFMDDVLTHELIHAYDVCRVKFDKDNLDHLACTSIRVANLSGDCFFWKENFLRFRFGWKAQKQECVRERAVKHMMCIKDIPEDIARETVERVFYACYNDHEPFPKIPPL, from the exons ATGGCCGAGTCCACATGTGCGCCAGAGAACCCAACCGTTACTCATTTTGACGAAAATGGCTTATTGCACCGTTCAACACAAAATACCCAAACATTACGTTCTCACGCAAAATGTGAAAAGATGTTGGAAAGATCATGCTGTAAAG GGAAATACGTTAAAGTGTTGTTAGATGGCTTAAAAAAACTTGGTTG tgATATGGGATTTGAGGAGAAAAATATTGTGTGCGAACCATGTAATCCGAAATTATACGCAGCATTTGATATCGACAAAAAAGTG gtgGTTGTATGCGAAAATAATTTGCTAAACCAAAAATTTATGGACGATGTTTTAACACATGAGCTGATACATGCTTACGATGTTTGCCGAGTGAAGTTTGATAAAGACAATCTTGATCATTTGGCATGTACTTCT ATACGTGTCGCGAATTTATCGGGAGATTGTTTCTTCTGGAAAGAAAACTTTTTACGTTTCAGATTTGGATGGAAAGCGCAGAAACAG GAATGCGTTCGAGAAAGAGCAGTAAAACACATGATGTGTATAAAAGATATACCTGAAGACATCGCCAGAGAGACTGTTGAGCGCGTTTTTTACGCGTGTTACAACGATCACGAACCTTTTCCGAAAATTCCGCCATTATAA
- the LOC130655451 gene encoding gamma-aminobutyric acid receptor subunit beta-like codes for MFFAMNWMWRAIFLILGVKIAFCLQHTAQEVTNILRSLNQSKYSRHVPPPKEGLKPLNVGLGVYLIEMVPIKHRYYDLVVDILLEWKDSRMMFNSSMTTPMALSVETDEFFWQPDLWILDESSGKSAYLIDQYVRLFTNGKIQLIKRLNLVMFCPMRYWYFPFDHQKCFVRFESYAFNNKIMSLNWLPMGVDRDLYGVHTTEFHITLNNLTKNYINGGPTGIFDQLIFALEIKRHFGYYLSQSFFPFNLVVILSMTSFWIDHNCVPARVSIPLIVVLTLSKLTIDIKGLLPFSRSTLFVEYYLNFSVLFVLTVLFEYCIVGLSKTKEKENEIEEREEEKSLSSFIVVEKGGYLKTDFLDIPTIYDVAQQENHVVHPIDQKCRLIYPLMYVLYNAAYFVTCAISYSDD; via the exons CTGTCTGCAACACACAGCTCAAGAAGTAACCAACATCTTACGCAGTTTAAATCAATCGAAATACTCCAGACATGTTCCGCCACCAAAAGAAG GTTTGAAGCCACTTAATGTTGGATTGGGAGTCTATCTAATCGAAATGGTTCCAATAAAACACAGA taCTACGATCTTGTGGTGGATATACTTCTGGAATGGAAAGATTCACGTATGATGTTCAACTCTTCCATGACCACACCCATGGCACTTTCAGTGGAGACTGATGAATTCTTTTGGCAGCCTGACCTCTGGATTCTAGATGAAAGTAGTGGAAAATCAGCTTACCTGATTGATCAATATGTACGATTGTTTACTAACGGAAAAATACAGCTGATCAAAag ACTTAACTTGGTAATGTTTTGTCCGATGCGGTACTGGTACTTCCCATTTGACCATCAGAAATGTTTCGTGCGATTTGAATCAT ACGCTTTTAATAACAAAATCATGTCTCTTAATTGGTTACCAATGGGCGTGGATCGTGATTTGTACGGCGTTCATACCACTGAATTCCATATCACTCTTAATAATCTAACAAAGAACTACATCAATGGAGGTCCAACGG GCATATTTGACCAACTCATTTTCGCACTGGAGATAAAGAGACATTTTGGGTACTACTTAAGTCAAAGTTTTTTTCCTTTCAATCTCGTTGTGATACTAAGCATGACATCTTTCTGGATTGACCACAACTGTGTGCCGGCTCGAGTGTCTATTCCGTTAATTGTCGTGCTCACACTCTCCAAGCTGACAATCGACATTAAAGGTTTATTGCCGTTCTCGCGTTCCACTTTATTTGTCGAATATTACCTCAACTTTTCAGTCCTGTTTGTGTTAACTGTTCTCTTCGAATACTGCATTGTAGGATTGTCGAAAACGAAAGAGAAAGAG aaCGAAATTGAAGAACGTGAAGAAGAAAAATCATTGTCCTCATTTATCGTCGTCGAAAAGGGAGGTTATTTAAAGACAGATTTTCTCGACATACCGACAATTTATGACGTTGCCCAACAAGAAAACCATGTTGTCCATCCGATCGATCAGAAATGTCGGCTTATCTATCCACTGATGTACGTGCTGTATAACGCGGCGTATTTTGTCACGTGTGCTATTTCGTACAGTGATGACTGA